The nucleotide window GCCGTCTCGATGAGCGAGTAGAAGAGGGCTGCCACCTCGGTGCCTCGCTGGGACCTTGCTGCCGTAGTGGTTCTTGCGGCCGAGCACCACGTCTCGCATCTGGCGCTCCACGGGGTTGTTATCCAGCGGCACCCGCGGGTTGTGCAGGAAGACCGTCAGCCCGTTCCACAACTCCAGCATGTACTCCAGCGCCTTGCGAAAGGTGCTGTCGGGCAGCGCCTTCTGGGACAGGGCCCACGCTTTGACTTGCTCGATGAGTGGGGCCGACTGCTGCTGACGCACGGCGAGCCGATGGGCCAGCACCTCCAGCTGACCGATGAGCTCCAGCATGTGCGCGCAGGCCGGCTCGAATTTGAGCGCCTCCACGAATTTGCGCCGCACGTGCGCCCAACAGAACGCCAGAGTCGCAGGGGCAGGCCCGTCCGCGCCGGACTTCGTCGCCGTCTGGTAGGCCGCATACCCATCCACCAGCACGACGCCCTTGAAGTCTCCGAGGACCGTCTTGGCGGTGGCCCCCGAGCGGCTGGGCAGAATCCGG belongs to Hyalangium minutum and includes:
- a CDS encoding IS66 family transposase, with the translated sequence RILPSRSGATAKTVLGDFKGVVLVDGYAAYQTATKSGADGPAPATLAFCWAHVRRKFVEALKFEPACAHMLELIGQLEVLAHRLAVRQQQSAPLIEQVKAWALSQKALPDSTFRKALEYMLELWNGLTVFLHNPRVPLDNNPVERQMRDVVLGRKNHYGSKVPARHRGGSPLLLAHRDGQAARGGSGRLPVARGPGRHRESGHRHSSSRLRLTLARPWRAALLDRLPTTGIGELILAPF